TTTGTCGCACCGCAATATCCGGACGTCTTCCATGCCCGCGGCCTGGACCAAGGCAGCGACTGCATCGGCGCTGCGGTCCAGTTCATTGGGGTCGAAACTTGCCCACGCAATGCCCGGAATGCTGACGAGTTCCTTGAGGGACGCCAGGGTGGTGTCGAAGGAATCGTCGACTGCCCGGGACAGTTGCTCCACGGGAGTCTTGCCGGCGTGCCCTTGCTTGTTCTGCGGGATCTCCGCATGTGCTGAAGTCATGGCCACACTTTACCGCCGGGATTTGGGCGTCCCCAGCAGGCGCGGCCAGCCGTCGTCGGCCCCAGGCGGCGGTCCACGTAACCTGCGCCACCTCCGCGAGGGGTATTCTGTAGGGGTGTTCGGACGCAAAAAGGAAGAGCCCAGCGCTCAATCAGTAGTAGACCAGGCCTACGCCACCGCCACGGAGCCCGGTGCCGGAAAGGGCACCCCCACTCCCAAGCGGAAAGACCAGGAAGCAGCCCGCAAGCGCCCACTGGTTCCCAATGACCGCAAAGCCTCCAAGGCTGCGGAACGGGTCGCCATCCAGGACCAGCGGCAGAAAATGCGGCAGGCGTTGGATACGGGTGACGAAAAATTCCTGCCCCTCCGTGACAAGGGACCCCAGAAGCGCTATACGCGTGACTACGTGGACGCACGGTTCAGCTTGGGTGAATACCTCATGTTCGGCGCCTTGCTGTTCGTGGTGATCTCCCTGATCATTCCGCCCACAAGCGCCGGCATCAGCTACGTCCTCGTCGGCTTCTGGATCATGTTCCTGGCGGTCTTCGTGGATGTCTTCATCCTGTCCCGCAAGCTCAGGAAGCGCCTTACCGAGAAATTCGGCGAAGTAGAACGCGGCTCCGTCTGGTACGGCTGCATGCGCGCGCTTCAGTTCCGCAAGCTCCGCCTGCCCAAGCCGCAGGTGAAGCGCGGACAGTACCCGGCCTAAGCGCCCCCACCCCTTCACAAACGGAAAGACCCCGGACCATTGGTCCGGGGTCTTTCTTGTGGACGCCTGATCCTCAGGACAGCTGGGCCTAACGCTCCTTCTTACGGATCTTCGCGAGGCCCCTGTTGATGCTCGAAGCCCAGAAGGGACCCTCATACAGGAACGCTGTGTAGCCCTGGACCAGTGTTGCGCCCGCTTCCAGGCGCTCTTGAACGTCCGAGGCAGTCTCCACTCCTCCTACCGCGATGAGCACGAGCTGGTCACCGACGGCGTCCTTGAGCCTCCGCAGGACTTCAAGCGACCTCTGCTTGAGGGGTGCTCCCGACAAACCACCGGCACCCAACGACTCCACTTTGGTGGCCTCCGAAACGAGCCCCTCCCGGGAAATGGTGGTGTTGGTGGCGATGATGCCGTCCAGCTTCAGGTCCAGCGCCAGCCGGGCGACGTCGTCGATGTCGTCGTTGGACAGGTCAGGCGCAATCTTGACCAGCAGCGGAATATGCCGTCCAGCGGCTTCATCGGCGGCGTCGCCCACTGCCCGCAACAGCGGCCGCAGGGTTTCCACGTTCTGCAGCAAACGAAGGCCCGGTGTGTTGGGAGAGCTGACATTGACCACCAAGTAGTCTGCCGCGGGCGCCAGGCTGCGTGCACTCACGAGGTAATCCTCAGTGGCGTCCTCAAGCTCAACCACTTTGGTCTTGCCGATGTTGACGCCGATGACGGGCCGGACGTCCGGGTGCTTCCTTTGCAGAGCAGCCCGCGCAGACTTGAGCCGTGGCGCAACGGCTGCTGCGCCGTCGTTGTTGAATCCCATCCGGTTAACCACCGCACGGTCCTCAATCAGGCGGAACAACCGGGGCTTCTCATTGCCTGGCTGCGCCTGGCCGGTGATGGTACCCACCTCTACGTGGCCGAAGCCGAGTTCGGCCAGGGCTTCTATGCCGTGGCCTTCCTTGTCGAAGCCTGCCGCTAGGCCGAACGGCGATGGGAAGGTCAGGCCCAACGCCTCAGTCCGGAGCGAAGCGTCAGGGGCTGTCAGCCGGGCCAGGATCCGGCCGGCGCCCGAGCGGTGTGCCGCCCGGATCCCTTGGAAGCCGATCTTGTGTGCCTTTTCGGCATCCATCCAGGAGAAGGCCAGCTTGAAGAATGTGGGGTAAACACGCATGGTCCTAGTTTTCCGGTTTACGGACGTCTCGCCAAACCCGTGACCGCCAATGCCGCCGGCATGTACGAATCCCGCGGACAAACAGTGACGCAGATCATGGAGGTCATTCGACTTTCCTTGCAGACCGGCCGGCGGGCGGGCCGCCGCCGCCAGTGTCTAAGCTAAAGCCATGGAGTGGACGGCTGACATCCTGGGAACAGACTTCCAATCCTGTGGCGTTGATGCCACAGGACCTGACGGCGTGACCCGCCACGCCACCTTGATCCGCCATCGGGCAGGGCAAAGCGATACCGGGGATGCCCCGGGGCGCTACGGCGCCGTCCTGTTTCTGCACGGCTGGAGCGACTACTTCTTCAATACCGAACTTGCCAGGTTCTGGGCCGGGCAGGGCTACGACTTTTACGCCCTTGACATGCACAACCATGGCCGGAGCCTGACGACGGACATGCCGGGGGGCTACGTGGCAAACCTGATGGACTATGACGCCGAAATCAACCAGGCACTGGACATTATCCGGAACCACACAGCCTCGTCACCGGAAGGCAGCGTGACCCTGATGGGCCACTCGACCGGCGGGTTGGTGGCCGCATTGTGGGCGAGCCGCCACCCGGAATCCATCCAATTCCTGATCCTTGACAGCCCGTGGTTGGAAATGCACGGCAGCTCGTTGGTGCGGCGGGCTGCACAGGCCATGGTGGCTCCCATCGCAAAGTTAAGGCCGGAAACCGTCTTGAAACTGCCGGAGCGGGGTTTCTACTTCCGCAGCATCAGCAGTACCGCGGAGGGTGAATGGGCGCTGGACGAAAACTATCGTCCACCGCTGGCTTTCCCGGTCCGGGCTGGGTGGCTCAGTGCCGTATTTGCCGGGCATTCCCAGGTTGCCCGTGGGCTGAACCTCGATGTGCCTGTCCTCGTCCTGACGTCGTCCGCCAGCGCCAATGGAATGTTCTGGCAGGAGTCCATGCGCCGTTCGGATGCCGTGCTTGATGTTGGAGTTATTGCCCTCCGAGCCATGGCGCTGGGCCGGAGCGTCACTCTGGAACGCATCGACGGCGGCCTCCACGATGTCTTCCTCTCCGCACCTGCAGTGCGGAAAGACGCCTATGCGCGGCTTGCGCGGTGGATCAAGGGTTTCATGCAGAACGACGTGCCGGCAGAGCGGCAGGAGGGGGACCAATGAACACCACGGAGGCGTCTGCAAACAGGTGGCGACGCGACGTCCTGGGTCATGGCTACGAATGCATGGACCTGCCACTCAAGCCTGACGAGGAAGGTCCTGTCCACGCGACACTCATCCGGTACGCGCCACCGGCGCCGCAAGCCACCCAGAATGGCATCCTTGACTTCCTGTCGTCCTTCACGAAAAGAAGACGCCGGGCAGTTCCGGCCGATCCAGGTGGGGCGCCAAGGGTGGTTCTCTACCTGCATGGTTGGGCGGACTACTTCCTGCAAACCGAATTGGCTGAGTACCTCACGGCGTCGGGTTTTCACTTCTACGCAGTGGATCTCCGGAAATTCGGCCGCAGCCTGCTGCCT
Above is a genomic segment from Arthrobacter sp. YN containing:
- a CDS encoding DUF3043 domain-containing protein, which encodes MFGRKKEEPSAQSVVDQAYATATEPGAGKGTPTPKRKDQEAARKRPLVPNDRKASKAAERVAIQDQRQKMRQALDTGDEKFLPLRDKGPQKRYTRDYVDARFSLGEYLMFGALLFVVISLIIPPTSAGISYVLVGFWIMFLAVFVDVFILSRKLRKRLTEKFGEVERGSVWYGCMRALQFRKLRLPKPQVKRGQYPA
- a CDS encoding quinone-dependent dihydroorotate dehydrogenase — its product is MRVYPTFFKLAFSWMDAEKAHKIGFQGIRAAHRSGAGRILARLTAPDASLRTEALGLTFPSPFGLAAGFDKEGHGIEALAELGFGHVEVGTITGQAQPGNEKPRLFRLIEDRAVVNRMGFNNDGAAAVAPRLKSARAALQRKHPDVRPVIGVNIGKTKVVELEDATEDYLVSARSLAPAADYLVVNVSSPNTPGLRLLQNVETLRPLLRAVGDAADEAAGRHIPLLVKIAPDLSNDDIDDVARLALDLKLDGIIATNTTISREGLVSEATKVESLGAGGLSGAPLKQRSLEVLRRLKDAVGDQLVLIAVGGVETASDVQERLEAGATLVQGYTAFLYEGPFWASSINRGLAKIRKKER
- a CDS encoding alpha/beta hydrolase; translated protein: MEWTADILGTDFQSCGVDATGPDGVTRHATLIRHRAGQSDTGDAPGRYGAVLFLHGWSDYFFNTELARFWAGQGYDFYALDMHNHGRSLTTDMPGGYVANLMDYDAEINQALDIIRNHTASSPEGSVTLMGHSTGGLVAALWASRHPESIQFLILDSPWLEMHGSSLVRRAAQAMVAPIAKLRPETVLKLPERGFYFRSISSTAEGEWALDENYRPPLAFPVRAGWLSAVFAGHSQVARGLNLDVPVLVLTSSASANGMFWQESMRRSDAVLDVGVIALRAMALGRSVTLERIDGGLHDVFLSAPAVRKDAYARLARWIKGFMQNDVPAERQEGDQ